A genomic region of Malania oleifera isolate guangnan ecotype guangnan unplaced genomic scaffold, ASM2987363v1 ctg843, whole genome shotgun sequence contains the following coding sequences:
- the LOC131147238 gene encoding uncharacterized protein LOC131147238, with protein MAEQLENRMLRMEQWQEELNSKRNKLLDLMMNKGKTMPPQNVEEDSDPTYPPVFTPLHGQTSTQPSMATENPNSASFIHTAPTLGVPAVGIPHMMMTDVGADEITTEHRYDVLEEWLRAIEGSNSFGTIDLTDLCLVPMVTLPPKFKKPDFEKYDGTRCPCAHLLMYCQAMATYLDDEKLMMHYFSSNLTGFAI; from the coding sequence ATGGCAGAACAATTGGAAAACAGGATGCTGAGAATGGAACAATGGCAAGAGGAGCTGAACAGCAAAAGGAATAAGTTGTTGGACTTGATGATGAACAAGGGCAAGACTATGCCACCACAAAATGTTGAGGAGGATTCAGACCCCACCTACCCTCCAGTATTCACCCCGTTGCACGGACAGACCTCAACACAACCTTCGATGGCCACAGAAAATCCAAACAGTGCTTCATTCATTCATACCGCACCAACATTAGGGGTCCCAGCAGTCGGAATACCCCATATGATGATGACAGATGTGGGGGCAGACGAAATCACAACTGAGCATCGTTATGACGTACTTGAAGAATGGTTAAGGGCCATCGAAGGGTCCAATTCATTTGGTACTATTGATCTGACAGATCTCTGCTTGGTGCCGATGGTCACTCTACCACCAAAGTTTAAGAAGCCAGATTTTGAAAAGTACGATGGAACTCGGTGTCCTTGTGCCCACTTACTGATGTATTGTCAAGCAATGGCGACGTACTTagatgatgaaaaactaatgatgcactACTTCTCGAGTAATTTGACTGGATTTGCCATCTGA